In one Epinephelus lanceolatus isolate andai-2023 chromosome 19, ASM4190304v1, whole genome shotgun sequence genomic region, the following are encoded:
- the wdr45 gene encoding WD repeat domain phosphoinositide-interacting protein 4, with protein sequence MAQQRGVNSLQFNQDQSCFCCAMETGVRIYNVEPLMEKGHLDHEQVGSVASCSMLHRSNLLAVVGGGVNPKFSEISVLVWDDARESRDPKDKLVLEFTFTKPVLAVRMRHDKIIIVLKNRIYVYSFPDNPVKLFEFDTRDNPKGLCDLCPSLEKQLLVFPGHKCGSLQLVDLSNTKPGTSSAPFTINAHQSEIACVALNQPGSVAASASRKGTLIRLFDTTTRDKLVELRRGTDPATLYCINFSHDSSFLCASSDKGTVHIFALKDTKLNRRSALARVGKVGPVIGQYVDSQWSLASFTVPAECACICAFGKNTSKNVNSVIAICVDGTFHKYVFTPDGNCNREAFDVYLDICDDDDF encoded by the exons ATGGCTCAACAGAGAGGAGTCAACAGCCTGCAGTTCAACCAGGACCAGA GCTGTTTCTGCTGTGCTATGGAGACAGGGGTCAGGATTTACAACGTGGAGCCCCTGATGGAGAAAGGTCACCTGG ACCATGAGCAGGTCGGCAGTGTGGCCTCGTGCTCCATGTTGCATCGATCCAACCTGCTGGCCGTAGTCGGGGGAGGCGTCAACCCCAAATTCTCAGAAATATCAG TGCTGGTCTGGGACGACGCTCGGGAGTCACGAGACCCCAAAGACAAGTTGGTCCTGGAGTTCACCTTCACCAAACCTGTTCTAGCTGTTCGCATGAGGCACGACAA aATCATCATCGTGTTAAAGAACAGGATCTATGTGTACAGTTTTCCAGATAACCCAGTCAAACTTTTTGAGTTTGACACCAGAGACAATCCCAAAG GCCTGTGTGATTTATGCCCCAGTCTGGAGAAACAGCTGCTGGTCTTCCCGGGACATAAATGCGGCAGCCTGCAGCTGGTT GACCTGTCCAACACCAAGCCTGGCACATCATCTGCCCCGTTTACCATCAACGCCCACCAGAGTGAGATCGCCTGCGTGGCGCTTAACCAGCCCGGCAGCGTGGCGGCTTCAGCCTCTCGCAAAGGAACGCTCATCCGCCTGTTTGACACGACGACCAGAGACAAGCTGGTGGAGCTGCGCAGAGGAACCGACCCGGCCACCCTCTACTG CATCAACTTCAGCCACGACTCCTCGTTCCTGTGTGCCTCCAGCGATAAAGGCACCGTCCACATCTTTGCACTCAAAGACACCAAACTCAACCGCCGCTCTGC ACTGGCGCGTGTTGGGAAGGTGGGCcctgtgattggtcagtacGTGGACAGCCAGTGGTCATTGGCCAGCTTCACCGTGCCGGCTGAGTGTGCCTGTATCTGTGCTTTTGGAAAGAACACGTCCAAGAACGTCAACTCTGTCATCG